The DNA region CTGCTGTGAATGATTGGAGGATCATCCAGTTGGGGGTTGAATCTTAAAAAAGCATGACGATAAAGAAAATTAGTTTCTAAAAACGTTATTAGATTTATCAGAATATATAATTTTTGTGACTAACTATAAGTAAAAAGTAAAAACCTATAGGTACTGTTAATAGTGATATATATTTAGAATACAATGACAGGGTGTACATTGTAGTCTTGGCCCAGAGGAGACGACGACCAGATGTGGATGGTTGTTCTCTCGCCGACTCTTCTGTTTCTGTTTGCCCTGTTTGAACTTCATAATCTGTGCTTTCTGACTCCTCTGACTCTGCCTCAAACTCTGCATTTTCATCTTCCTCATCTGACAACTCAATATCTGAGTTTTCACCAACAATTTCCAGCAAAATTCTCTCTGCCTCTGAAAGTGACTCCCTTCCTGCTTACGATAATCAAATTTTTGGAAATAATTACAACTGTTCACTAAGGAGGACATTTTATAAATGCTCACTTATCATggaaaaacatttatacattACATTAGAAAATTAATTAAAGTGTTTTTTAGAGATTCatgtaaaataaaacaacaacatttCAAGATAAAATTTTATTCATAAAAAGGATTAAGCACTTACTTTTCTTCTTTCCATAAAATGTCCTGGTGGTGATGGATGCCATTTTcttaaaggaggaagaggaagttcCCAAAGCCCCACCCCTATAAGTCTGGTATCATTTAAAAGTCCTGAATGTCCTCTTTAAAGCACAACAGGAGTTAATTAGGTAGCATGCAGGATATGGGAGATATTCAAGTTTACAAATGTCCTCTAGAGAAGACAAAAATGAACTGCTGGTAGTCAGGAGgatatatcaaagcgaattttcccattagaaataatggaaactgagatgattcgttccacaaacCAAAACTATTCAtattaaaatgattaatacaaaatataaagtaaaaatacataaaacaaattaacctgcactgtatctttgaaaagaatcatggatggtgtgaggaagacgagagagagaagaggagggttattttgtaggacgactttcactataactaacggaatcactgctatctgttggctcactggaatctttttctatattttcgttattttaacaaggaacctatccaatgacagctgcttttgtctGATTTCGCAGAAATGTGACATTGCATTGttattaaacagattcatcaacggcactgctacacccttattcgggtgctgcttttctactaaattttgactatagaGTGAGGCACGCagactgagaccgagcatgggagatgattacccacaatcccgcagtgACACTGAGGCTGCCCTGCTCCTTGACCAGCTTCGGGGGGAGTTCACCAAAATAACtccagaggaggaggagctggagagAGCAGAGGAAACACTGAGTAAGCTGCTCTGCTTCAGGAAGAAGGAGCAAGGAGCAAGGTTCCTCAGCAGGAGATGTAGCTGCACCAAAGGTCCCTGCTGCCCCTTCCCCTGAGGCAATGTCCACACCCAAGCTCATGATTCCTGTCCCAGGAGTTTCCTGTGCCAGTCCTCGTGGTTCCTGCCCTGTCCCGGTGGTCCCCCCAGTTCCTGAATCTCCAGCTCTAGTTCCCCTGGATCCTGCTCCCATGACTCCAATCCCTGCCCCGAGGAGGTACCGGACTATCAGACTACCGCTCCTACAACTCCTTCGTGGAGTTGAAGGAGGAGCTCGAGTGGGACTCCTCAGGAATTTCCCTGATTGCCCCATTGCACCCCTCCAGTGGGTCGCTCCAACCACTATCCCAGCATGGCAGATCCCGGCCAGGACCGCAGCTCTCGGTGTTCCGAGGAGAGAGAAGACACCTGTGCAGGGGTCAGGTcccacccaccctgccccctagcTCACCTTCGGTCCCCCTGGCTCCGGCTCAGTGGTCGCTCCTGTGCTGCCTTGTCGGGCGGCTGCTGTCCCTCCTCCGACACCTCATTGGTCGCTTGCATTTCCCCGGCTCCGACTCATCGGTCGCCTGCGCCTTCGCTGGCTGTGGCTGCACCTTCACCTGCGGCGGCTCCTCCCTTCTCACCTCACTCGTTGTCCATTTCACCTCCCTCCTCGCCTTCTCCAGCAGCCCCTCCACCTTCCTCCTCACCCCCTTTggtgtcccctccagctcctgccTCGCAGTCACCAAGGGTCCCTTCAGCTCCGGCCTCGCAGTCACCAAGGGTCCCTCCAGCTCCTGCCTCGCAGTCACCAAGGGTCCCTTCAGCTCCTGCCTCGCAGTCACCAAGGGTCCCTTCAGCTCCGGCCTCGCAGTCACCAAGGGTCCCTTCAGCTCCTGCCTCGCAGTCACCAAGGGTCCCTTCAGCTCCGGCCTCGCAGTCACCAAGGGTCCCTTCAGCTCCTGCCTCGCAGTCACCAAGGGTCCCTTCAGCTCCGGCCTCGCAGTCACCAAGGGTCCCTTCAGCTCCTGCCTCGCAGTCACCAAGGGTCCCTTCAGCTCCGGCCTCGCAGTCACCAAGGGTCCCTTCAGCTCCGGCCTCGCAGTCACCAAGGGTCCCTTCAGCTCCGGCCTCGCGGTCGACTGCTGTCCCTACGACTTCCGCCTTTCACCCGCCAGGGTTCTTTTCAGCTCCTGGTTTCCTCCTGCCCTTTGCCCCCTTGCCCCCTGCCTTTGAGGGGGGTCCTGTCATGTCATGCCACACTCATTACTTCACGTGGAATCCCCGTGTGATCAGCTGTTTCaagttgctgtcattagtcctatgtatttaagtctgtgtTTAAGTATGtattcccagtccggtcattaacattttgtagtACTTCTATGTTCCTGAGTGTTTTACCCTTCAATAAATCCCTCGGTCTCCGAATTCTCCATCTCCCTGCTCCTGTTTCCCCGGTCTATGCCAGGACAGGCATCACAAAGTGAAAATGAAATACTGGTTTAGATGTCACAATGCTCACAGGCCATGCAAATGTGCTCCAGGTACATTTCTACTAATGAAAACATGGTACATGTTTCCTTACTCTGAAGTTCATTAGCGGTATTTCTGAGGAAAACAAATACAACTATGTATTCAGTTCAGCTTGTATGAAACAGTTATGAAATTTCATATTTGTCGAAGctaaaaaaacatataaaatagGAAGCcaacaaaaaatgtataaacagcctttactatTGACGCATCAGAACATATAAAGTCGAAAAATTCGGGAAAATCATTCCAATACATCAAAAAAGAAGCACCGCGCATAATTAATCAACGGCCCATCtcgttaaaataaaaataaaagaccgGTCTAAGGCGGTCACCGTGAGCAGGATAGATGTGCGTAACCGGACCGACCGCAGCTGCGtgtttaaatgcacaaataAAGTATGCGTTGTCATTTGTCATTGCCATCGTCGATGACGACTTCGTGTTTTGGCACCGAGTGAGGCGCAGAGCCAGTCTGCGTGCTGGTGAAGCTCCTGTGTCCCCGATCGCAGGTTCAGTTCTGAAACAACGGAAGCACAAACGTTATAATTAACGCCATGATTAGCGATAATTGCGCTGGAGAGCGATGTCGCACGGTTCAATTCAGTGGGTACATATGACCTGTTCTGCATTCGTGAACTTCACACCACCAGAAGCGTAATATGGTGAATCGGACCCTCTCTATTTAGGCGGCGGCACACAGGACCCCCGCATGTCTCGATGTCTGTTGCTGTTTATTTCTGGCTTCTTGGGCTGCTTCTATTATTACTCCATGCTCTTTCTGAGCATCTCTTTCACTGTCTGCTAACCTTTTCGAAACACCATTAAATCAAATTGTTGGCGTTCCCTTGGAATGCCTTACAGCAGTTCGCATCGGCCAACTGGAAATGTAAAAAAGGATTCCCTTAGAATTTTTTTATAGCAAATAGGTGAGAAAAGCCTTACTATTTTCCTTTTTCACAATGAGCGAGAACGGTGGACTACATAATAGACAATAATAATCCCAATTCATCTCCTTGAACCAATTCAAAGCATTTGCAGATCACTAATGTGTTCTAATTTCAACGGCATCAGATGTTTATGGTCATGTTGTGATGCTTGGTTTAATAACTTGAAAATCACATGATTTCCTTCCAGTGCATGTTCCAGAGTGGTACTTGTTTCGAGGACTCCTACTATTCAGACTGTGGGTCAATGGTAACCAAGGCTGGTCCCAAGGCCAAAAGACTGTGAAATGCTCGCAGGACTTTGCCAAGTCAGAGTTGAGTGTTTAGTAGTGAATGTGCATCTCTAGATTACTGCAAAATGGCATGTAGGAAGACCTTTGCTGCATTTTCACAAATATATATAGGTCTGGGTTGTTTGGTATGCAGATTTGCAAATGTGCCTCTAGATGCTAAACTAAAAAAAGAAAGTTTGCAATATGATCTTAGCATTTTCTTATATTCGTTATCCTAACAATATGCAATCCTTGGTCTTTCATGTCCCCAAACTGTGATTGCAACAGAAGTTTTATTAATATCTTTAATTACAGTGATGAAAAGGCAGAGGAACACTGAGAACTGAAATCAGATTAAATctgtcttttatttttttaaacaaaagttaTCACAGTTAATGTATCCCAAACTCAAAATCAATTTAAAGCAGACAGCACGcaaaatttaaaatataaaaagaaagaaatcatATAGTTAATCCTCTTGGAAACTAGTTCTGGATGCATGTGTTTAACAAACCCTGGCCCCCAGAACCACTCATCAGATTGTCATTGGAAGTCTAGGCTCTTGTGAATAAACTTTGACACACTTTCATTTTGGTGAAGTTTGTTCTAGACAGAGGAAGATTTAATCAATTTTATTACAGTACATATCATTTATTGCAGTGCTCCAGTTAATCTGAACACCTTCTCACAGTGGTAGTCACATACTGtaagctaaaaataaaattttaaccaAATAAATTAATGTTTCCAGTTCTCCAACTTGTAATTAACATTTGAGCAATTAAAACTGTGCATGCTCCCTTCGGATTAGACTAAATTACTAAATGTGATTGATCATAACACACTCGAGTACAACAGAGATCTGTAATCTGAAATTCACGTAGGCCAATTTCACATGTACCACTTGTTTTACCAACAGATAATGATCTTGTCATCTGGTGGTTGTACAGGCGCATccgttacagcaagttatgtTGTTTGATCATGAAGTGGGGTAGGACTAGCGATCACTGAGCACCTGACAATTTCCAAGTGTTACCAAGGATCCCCCGTGTGGCACCTACAAAATATCTGTGCATGTGACTGGTTTGAGCCAATCACCCTCAAACTTCCTGCttccccacaaacacacaacaCTCCCACAATATTGGTAGGAACATGTCGCTGCCATCCCAGGGCCGTGCACCCTATATGCGACAGGGCGCCATTTGATTAGAGGGTGCAAAAATGCGAGTGAAAAAAAACTGGGAGAAATACCTGTGATTGCATTCTGTGATATTATGGCTATTTACACTAAGTTATAATATTTCACTACTTGTAAATCAGAtgctagctagctagttagctgtCAGACACCCTTGTTACTGAAATGTTATTAGAATAAATGAATTGACAAATTTTCTGTTCTGCTGCTCTAGGGGGTAGGTTGGGGGTGTTCAGCAGAACCTTGCCTATGACACCTAAACACCCAGAGCCGACTCTGTACTGTCCATACCCAAATTTATACCCTTGCTCAATCGGGTTTGCACAGTAATGTTTTAAAACTATATATAAAATCCCTTTAACTTTCTGACTGCTtgacatatttttttttgggggggagggcggggggacAAAAACATTTTCTCCAGGGCACTCCAGACCAGTGGAACATATATGGGAATATATTGTATACATGTAAAATGAGGTATGAGAAATGACCAAAGCAGGATGATAGTGATCACACAATGCACTGCAAAGAATGCTGCAAGACTTGCATGCAATGCCCTGATTGAGTGTTGCGGTTCTGAGCACTGGTGTTTCCTGTGTCGGTGTCCAAGGTTTAATTCACGTTGCAGGACACCCAGTGTAACTGTGCCCTAGCAAACTGTGTTGCGGCATGTGGTACAGTGGCACATGAGCAAATTGCCATGCTTGACAGGATAGACCATGCATGCTGTTTATTTCAGTGCCGGATGCAAAGTACTTTATCTGGGACACTAACAAGTTACCAGTGGTCCAGTATGGAGTCATGTGACTCTCTAGGAACAAAAAGGAACTGAAATGCCTTCATTTCCCCACATCGAAAGTGCTATTCCTCTGATTGCAGCCCCTGAATTAGTGTCGCCCTGCTGCACATACCCTGTTTGTGCCACTTGGGTTGTTTGCCTCTGTTTGCTTTTGCAGGGGCAattaagaggcaacttctgtttCACATCCTCCCCTAGATTATATCAGCAGTACAGCTGAAAAAAATGCTTTACAGGGGCTTTATTTGAATTTCTGGTTACATCAAAGGACAAACAAAGCGACTTAATATCCGTAGCACAGATGGTGAAGGCAGACTGTATTCTGAGAAAATGACTGTAATACACATATTAATCAGTATGTAATATGTGTCACGGTGTGCAAGACGAAGGACTCGAAGCCCGGCGTTTGGGGAACAAAAGGGGTTTATTGAACTGAATgggagcagggaaacaaacgagaccacgaggggtcagaaTGAGAAGGCTAGTAGGGGGAAGGACATGGGTAGACTGGAGGAGCGAtgtcaatgaccagactggggctgATGAGACAAACGGGTACTTAAATACAAAGACTAATGAGGAGTAACAAGCAATAGGTATGGCCACGTTAGAGAGGAGACAGGAGGATTGGACACaacaataccccccccccccccgaagcgtGTCCCCCGGGCATGGAGGATGAACAGGGAAGGGGACCAATGGGACTGAATGAAATGGCAGACACACAGGGCTAGGGACAGATGGGACAGGGCCCAGCAGGACTGACAGAGTACACGGGACAGAAACCTCACAATACCAGAGGGACCGAGCCactggacaggacaggacacatGGCACAACAATGGGCATAGAACAGGCAGGGGCTGGACCAGGGGAAAAAAGGACAACAAGAAAGACCAACACTGAACAGGACCACACAGATGAAACAGACTAAACATGGGACAGAACCATAAACCTGGGACTATGGACCAGAGACcaggacagacagagacagagacaaacTGAATACAGCCTAATCTCCAAACACCTGACAGAAAAATCCCCGAACACGGGACAAAACACATGACATGACTAGGTCAGGCATGGGACTGACCAAGGCAAAACCAGGGACTGTAGAGAGAACACCCAACAAGACACGCACCAGGACAGGGCAGACAGGTAGAGGAACCACAGTGAGAGGGATGGAAACACAGGAGAGAACCACAGGGGACACAGGCCAGGACAACACCAAGGCAGGAAAGGAAACCAGGACAGGGACCAAGGTGTGACCAGAGAGAACAGGGAATGTCCAGGAAGTCTTCCGGACCCTGGGGAGCTGGGTGGCGACCTTGGGACAGGGACCCTCCTGGGCCTAATCACTTGCAAGGCAGGGTCCATCCCAACCACAGGGCCTAAGGGCCTCAGGGGACCAGCAGGTCACTAAGGGGTCAGCAgggccagagcaggagggtGCCAAGGGAACTACAGAGAAGGGGCAGGAGGACGCCACAGTATCTGCGGGGCAGGAGCAGGAATGGGGTGAACTGCACGGACAGTGTGCCCTCGTCTCCCCCTCTaggagatggagactcagcTGTCTTCTCTTTGGGCCCCCAGCTGACACCGCTGACCACACCTGGACTAAGGATCAGGTCGGTACGGACTCCAGGCTGAAGCTGGGGTCCGCAGAGCAAGACTTAAGGCATGACCTAGAGGGTCCCATTATAAGTCCTTTGGCGGGGTATCTTGCATGTCAACCCAACTTGGCTTAGCGGCAACCGGGGAGTTAGGCTTCGACCTAGCAGCGACCTGCAGGGGACAAGGAGACCGCAGCCAGGACACCTGGAGGTGAGCCGGGTGAAGCCCGGATACCTGGAGCAACCActgcagttctctgcgggatgGTAGGGCTGCCACGATAGCAGACATAGGTCATGTGGTCTTTCTTGGTCCTAAAGTGTGGGCAGAGCAACCTTCTTTGGACCAGGAGCCTGGAACACAGGTGGAGCAGCAGTCCTCTCTGGGCCAGGAACCAGGAGCACAGGTAGAGTGGCCCTTACTGGGCTGGCCACTTGAAGCATGAGTGGAGTGGGAATCTGGGGACGATGAGCAAGCCCTTGTGGGCCAGATTCTAAAGGATCAGGTGGAGCGGCAGTCCCTCCTGGGTTGGGTTCTGGAGGATTGGAACAAGTGGCAGCCCCTCGTAGGCTGGGCTATGGAAACTTGGGATGAATGGCAGCCCCTCCCGGGCTAATCTTGGAGGCTCAGGACAACTGCGGCCCCTCTTGGACTGGGCTCAGGAAGCTCAAGACAAGCAGTGGCCCCTCCTGGGCTGCACCGGGTCTGGCGAGGTGGGAACCACGGGCACAGCCAGCTTCCTCTGCTTCTTCCTCCTGCAGCAGGCTGAGTGATCTCACAGTCAACTATACTCCACATGTCGGTCAGTCAGCAGTGAGCCTTCTCCGCCTCCTGGGGATTCATGTCCAGGGTGAGTCTCACTATCATGCTCTCTGTTTCCCTGAAGAGAGCCTCAGCCTCAGGAATCCCCCAAACCACAGGATTATTCCTCCACTCCAGGTGGGTATCCAGGAGGGAGAAGAAGTCCTCTGCTTAAGGCAGGGTGGCTCCTGCAGTGCTGGTAACCCCTTCAGTCCTTGGATCTGAGACACTCAGGGTATCTGATCTGCCGGATGCAGGGAGGCGAGGAAGCCAGAGCAGAGAGGCAGATTGCTGGGGGTTTTTGGGAGTCTGGTCATTCTGTCACAGTTTCTGAGATGAAGGACTCAAAGGCAGCCATTTGGCGGATAAAAGGGGTTTATTGAACTGAACAGGAGTAGGAAAACAAAGAAGACTGTGAGGGGTCAAAATGAGAAAGCTAGTATAGGGAAAGGCACAGGCAGACAGGTAGAACGAcgtcaatgaccagactgggacTAACGACACAAACAGGTATTTAAATACAAGGATTAATGAGGGGCGACAAGCAACAGGTGTGGCTAATCAGAGCCACGTTAGGAAGGAGAGTGGAGGGACACGCGGACATGATGGTCAGGACGTAACAATGAGGCACGTCAGTCTTTATAAAATTcttcatacatacacatacagtggCCACAACAATGTACGATGAAAGTGAAGAAAACCttttatactgtatttatttctGACCTGCTCTTTTTACCTGCTTTTTCCATCTTTTTCACCAGCTATTGTATCGGTACGAGGCAGACTCGTCACATAAGATTCACAGACTTGTCTCTTATTCCCACAAAACAATATCAGAAAGATACACCGTTTTTCCAATAACATGAAATATAGACTGGGCAGCAGGACGTGTAAAAGTCTTTGGGGAAACCTTTGGTGGGAATGAATAAATCGAAAACAAAATCTGTCTTGTAGTTTGTACGGTTCACAGTTTggtcacatttattttatataaagtaaaaaagtaaattgctaaaaaaaaaaaaaaaagctaagacAACACATTTTCATTAAAAGAGTGGATATCGACaatataaatacatttcataaatacatcttttattttttatgacaaaaataaatactGTGTAAATGCATGATTTTAAGTGACATTGGGAAGAAAATATGAAATGTGAATCGTTGTGCTTTTAGTCCAAGCGAAACTTTAAAAGACGTTTATTTTCtaatcaccccccccaccccaccccccactgtcccccAGTGGTCTGTCTTTAAAATGAGAATGTCGCTCTCACGTCAGACGTGGCTCCCTGTCACTGGCAGGACTGCGGCTCCATCTGTGGCTGTACGGACTGCCGCTTGGGACACAGCATCCTGGCAAAGGCTCGCCGGAAGCTGCTATGGCAGAGTGGGTACAGGAAAGGGTTGATGGCAGAATTGAGCCAGAGGAGCCAGAAGGTGATCTCATACCAGTGGTGCTCCACACAGCGTCCACTACAGGCCGCCCGGATGATCATCAGTAGCGTGTACGGTGCCCAACAGATCCCGAAGATGCACACGATGATTGCCAGAGACTTGGCGATCTTCTTGTCGCGGGAGAGGCGCGAGTGCTGCGCATTCCGGCCACCGGGGGCATCCGCTCGGGCACCGTTGACAATGGGCACACGCGGGACCGAGGGCCTCAGTTTGTTGGAGGCCATCTTCTTCTTGAGCATGAGGGAGTTGCTGCTcaggcagctggaagatggCGAAGGTTCGTCGTCCTCGATGACGGCGGACACGGCCGCAGGCTCGCTCGACTGCACCTTGCGTGTCTTGACGAAGAAGACAGAGCCCGCGTGGGCTCCATCGCGCTGGGACAACAGCAGCTCGTTGGCCCGTTCGGCCTGCTGCGCCTCGCGACTCTTATTCCTCCGGCGGATGTTTAGGTAGATGCTCAGGTTGAAGAAGGCCACCGAGATGAAGGGCGAGAAGAACTCAAAGGTGGAGGCGCAGAGCAGGAAGTACCAGGTGTAGTAGAACTCGGCGAAGCACTCGTCACTCGGAACATTGCTCTTGCCTACCACTGACTCCCAGAAGATGATGGCAGGGCCGTAGAGGAGGAATGCCAAGACCCACAcggccaccatcttccccaaggcCAAGTTGGTCATGCCCTGCTGGGCCCTGTACGTCACCTGAGGGAGAAGAATTTCATCCAGTGAGCCGAAGATGACCACAGCTCATGCttctcacgcacacatgcacataaatataaaataaccagctTTAAAGAAATAATCACCAACATCCCCTTTTATCCATTTATTTCCAGAGCTGCTTTTGGCCTGCATTCTACACCTTTAGAAGAAATGTAAATGAGAAtgctaatttattacaaaaaggAGTAATGTTATAtaacatttaaataataataaataaaataccacTCCTCAGCTCAAGCACTGCACACAGGTACCCATTACCTTATCTCAGGATCTGTCTCAGAACCAGCAGATAAAAGAAAGATATTCAGGATGTACAGTTTTACAGGATGTAAAAATTACGCCCACTATTATATGGCCctaaatgaaggaagaaaataaTTGTACATGAGCATTAAGAGGAAACCCCAAGCTAACTGCTATTGTTGACAAATTATAAATCACCCGGAATTTCATGACTATAagtttatacacacacaaacacacactgtaaaACTGAGAGTTTGCAGCATTTTGAAGGCACTAAACTGATCCTTGAAATCATGATGAATTAATTTCTCCACATTAAGAAAGTTTGTATCCCAGTTTACCAGGCAGAAGGATTAGCGCGAGTCTGCTAAGAGGGCATGAGAGCGTGACAGTAGGCCGTCATCCACCGGATGTACAGTACTTAAGTCTtaagcagtccaaagaaatttttaaagctgtttatctgggtagcaagtgtattttgccacaatttaacattagaacatgtgaaattaagagtaacacaataaaaactagtaataatttcctctgttttctaaaaagttactgatatctacttggatggctagatgaacaccgcttcaggtcccaaacttctcctcagtggcacctcagccgttccatgattttgtcaAATTTCACCTACagttcaattaaataattaaatatactagtttaaaaagtcagtgagagattgactggctgtatgaggtgtgctagtggtgaagtcaaaaaatacatggctgcactggacggtcgctgcaaatactaggatgattttagcagaggttctgaaatggcgaagctgacacactttgacaggcataatatcatagttttacaccaacacgaggataatctgaacatcattttctttgcctgcctaagacttttgcacagtactgtactctgAGAGTAAAGGCAAGACGCATTCGAGAACATAAAAGGTTAAATCCGTGCAGGTGTCAGTGCTGTGAGGTCAGACCTTGAGGCGAAGATCTCTGTCTGAGGGAAACCCCAGCATCACGTCACACATCATGCTATAAATGGCAGTAAATGGAAATATGAAacctcgggg from Brienomyrus brachyistius isolate T26 chromosome 1, BBRACH_0.4, whole genome shotgun sequence includes:
- the LOC125742237 gene encoding histamine H3 receptor — translated: MGAGIPEINSSFNFTGDDSASFHGTGASFSGYIMVILAVLMVTLVVVVVVGNALVIFAFVVDKSLRNQSNYFFLNLAISDFLVGAFCIPVYIPYILTGRWMFGRGLCKLWLVIDYLLCTASVFNIVLISYDRFLSVTRAVTYRAQQGMTNLALGKMVAVWVLAFLLYGPAIIFWESVVGKSNVPSDECFAEFYYTWYFLLCASTFEFFSPFISVAFFNLSIYLNIRRRNKSREAQQAERANELLLSQRDGAHAGSVFFVKTRKVQSSEPAAVSAVIEDDEPSPSSSCLSSNSLMLKKKMASNKLRPSVPRVPIVNGARADAPGGRNAQHSRLSRDKKIAKSLAIIVCIFGICWAPYTLLMIIRAACSGRCVEHHWYEITFWLLWLNSAINPFLYPLCHSSFRRAFARMLCPKRQSVQPQMEPQSCQ